GATCTCCCGGCAGTGGTACGTGAAGATGAAGCCGCTGGCCGAGCCCGCCGCGAAGGCCGTGGAGTCCGGGCAGATCAAGATCGTGCCCGAGCGCTTCACCAAGGTCTACCTGCACTGGATGGAGAATATCCAGGACTGGTGCATTTCCCGGCAGATCTGGTGGGGCCACCGCATTCCCGTCTGGTACTGCGACGACTGCGGCCACCTCACCGTGGCCGAAACCGACCCGACGCAGTGCGAGAAGTGCGGGTTGGCGAACATCCGCCAGGACGAGGACGCGCTGGACACCTGGTTCTCGTCGGCCCTCTGGCCCTTCTCCACGCTGGGCTGGCCCGACGAGACCAGGGACCTCGGCTACTTCTTCCCGACCGACGTGCTGGTCACCGGCTACGACATCCTCTTCTTCTGGGTCGCCCGCATGATCTTCAGCAGCCTGGAGCTGACGGGCAAGATCCCGTTCCACACCGTGGTACTGCACGGCCTCGTGCGCGACGCCCAGGGGCGGAAGATGTCCAAGTCGCTGGGCAACGGCGTCGACCCGATCGACGTGATCAACCAGTACGGCACCGACGCGCTGCGGTTCATGCTGGTCACCGGCTCCAGCCCGGGCAACGACATCCGCTTCCAGACCGAGCGGGTGGAGAACGCCCGCAACTTCGCCAACAAGCTCTGGAACGCCAGCCGGTTCGTGCTGATGAACCTGGCCGACTGGGAGCCCGCCGAGGACGCCGACCTGCAGTACGACCTGGCTGACCGCTGGATCCGCCACCGCTTCAACGAGGCGGCGAGGGCGGTGAACGCCCTGCTGGCGGAGTACCAGTACGGCGAGGCGGCCCGCACGATCTACGACTTCATCTGGAGCGAGTTCTGCGACTGGTATATCGAACTGGTGAAGCCCCGCCTCTACAACCAGGAGGATCCGACCCGGGCGGCGGCGCAGGAGACCCTTGCCCTGGTGCTCGAGGCCACGCTGCGGCTGCTCCACCCGTTCATGCCGTATATCACCGAGGCGATCTGGCAGCGGCTGCCGGCGCAGTCGCAGCCCGTCGAGATCGCCCCGGAGATCGCCCGCCAGGCCGGCCGGAGCGAACTGCCGCCCTCCATCTCCGTCACGGGCTACCCGACCCCGCTGGGCGGCTGGGACGACGCCGAGGCGGCGGGCCGCATGGGGCTGATCATCGACACCATCCGGGCCCTGCGCTCCATCCGGGCCGAGTTCCGCCTGGGCGAACACACGAAGATCAACGCCATCGTCATGGCCACCTCCGACCAGGCCCTGTCGGTGCTCGAGGAGGGGCGGGCCTTCATCGAGAGCCTGGGCAAGACGGCGGAGCTGACGATCCAGCCGGTGGCGGACGCCAAGCCGCAGAACGCCGCCACGGCTGTGCTCGCCGGCGCCGAGGTCTACGTGCCCGTCGGCGGGCTGATCGACGTCGACAAGGAGATCGAGCGCATCAGCAAGGAGCTGAAGACCACCGAGGCCGACCTGACCAAGCTCCTGGGCAAGCTGGCGAACGAGGGCTTCCTGGCCAAGGCGCGGCCGGAGGTCATCGCCAAGACCCGCGAGGAGGCGGCCGCCCTGGCCGAGAAGAAGGGCGCCCTGGAGGCCCGCCTGGAGATGCTGCGCAAGCTGCAATGAAGAACGACATGACTTACGCTGCGGCCCTGGCCTTTCTGGCGGGGCTGCAGCGCTTCGGGATGAAGCCTGGCCTGGAGCGGACGGCTGCCCTGCTGGAACGGCTCGGGCGGCCCGAACGCCGGGTCGGGCGGGTGGTGCACATCACCGGTACCAGCGGCAAGGGCTCGGTGGCGGCGATGGTGGAGGCGGGCCTGAGGGCCTCCGGGCGCCGGGTCGGCCTCTTCACCTCGCCTCCCCTGGAGCGGTTTACCGAGCGGATGCAGCTGAACCGGGCCGAGATCGCGGAGGACGAGGTGGGCCGCCTGGCAGCGGCCATCGCCCCCCACGCGAAGGCGCTGTCGGCCGGCGGTGAGGACTCGCCGACCGAGTTCGAGGTCATCACCGCCATGGCGCTGGCCTGGTTCGCCGATCAGGGCGTGGACGACCTGGTGCTGGAGGCGGGCATGGGCGGCCGGTTCGACGCCACCACCGCGGTGGAGCGGGTTGCCGCCACGGCCATCACCAACGTCGCGCTCGACCACACCCGGTGGCTGGGCGACACCCACGAGGCGATCGCCTGGGACAAGGCCGGGATCATCCGTCCCGGGGTCCCGTGCGTAACCGGCACCGACCACCCCGGCGCCCTCGCGGTGATCGAGCGGGTGGCCCGGGAGCAGGGCGCACCGCTGATCCGGGTGACGCCCGAGGACAGCCGGGTCGTGACGACCGGCCCGGACGGCCAGGTGGTGGACCTGCGCGGGGCGCGCGGCTGGTACCGGGACGTCCGCCTCAGCCTGCTGGGGGCGCACCAGGCGGCCAACGCCGCAGTGGCCCTGCGGCTGCTGGAGCTGCTGGACGTGGACGAGGGCGCGATCCGGAGCGGGCTGGCCGAGGTGGTCTGGCCGGGCCGGATGGAGCTGGTGCGGGCGCCCGGCGGGCGGCTGGTGCTGCTGGACGGGGCGCACAACCCGGCCAAGTGCGCCGCCCTCGCCCGGGCGGTCCGGGACGTCTTCCCGGGCCGGCGCGTCCACCTGCTGCTGGGCGTCCTGGCCGACAAGGACGTGGAGCGGACCGTGGCGCCGCTGCTCCCGCTGGCGGAGCAGATCTGGGCCGTCGCGCCGGAGAGCCCCCGCGCCCTGCCGGCGGAGGAGCTGGCCGGCGTCTGCGCCGGGCTGGGCCGCTCTGCCCGGGTCGTCCCCGCGATCGCCGAGGCGCTTCCGGCCGCCCTGGCGGCGGCCGGCCCGGACGACCTGTTGGTGGTCACCGGCTCCTTCTACACGGTGGGACCGGCCCGGCGCATTCTTGTCCGCAGGCAGGTTATACAAGCCCTCCCCCCCGCATAGGCATGGTGGGGAAAACGACCCGCACAGGCGAGCGGTCAGGGGCCGACACCATGGGCCGCCCCGAACCGTAAGCTCCACCGGCGGGCGAACCACCCAAGCGGGAGGGGACACCATGCATCGGTTTGGTCGATCCGTGCAGAGGAAAACGAATGACCGGTGGGGCGGCGTGTTTATCCTGGCCGTCGTGCTGGCCGTGGTGGGTGCCTGGCAGCTCGGCGGCGTCCTGGGGAACCTCCTGGGCGAGGAGAAGCCCGCCGCCATGGAACCGGTGCCGGGGATGGAGGACGTGACGAGCCTGCCCGAAGCGCCGGTGCCGACTACCCGGATGGCCCAGACGTTCCAGGTCCACTTCGTCCAGGTCGGCGCGTTCCGCTCTGAGGGGGCCGCCCGCCAGTTCGTCCAGGAGCTGGCGAAGCAAGATCTGGTTGCGGCGACCACCCCGCGCAACGAGCAGGGGCTCGTGAAGGTCTACGCCGGCCCGTTCATGACGGGCGAGGAGGCGGCTGAGGTCCAGTCCATCATGGCCGAGACCGGCGTCGCCAAGAACGCCTTCACCGTCGCCATGGAGGTCGCGTACGCCCCCGATGCCGTCATGGCGATGACCGGCTCGGTCAACCCCGACCTCCAGGCGGGTCTCGACACCCTGAACAACTACCTGTTCGAGGCCGGCGCCTGGTTCGCCAAGCGCTCGGCCGGTGAGCCGGCCGACGGCGGTGCGCTGGCCAGCCTGGGCCAGGAGATGAGGCGGCTGGCCACCAAGCTGGCGGCCGCCGAGGAGAGCCCGGCCATCACCCGGTTCCTGGGCCTGGCCGACGTGGCCTCCGTGAACGCTGCGGACATCGAGGTGGCGGCCACCGCCAGCCCCGGCAGCGAGGAGTTCCAGCGGGCGATGAACGGCTACGTCAGCCTGCTGGAGCAGTACCGCAACTTCTACACCGAGGGCGGCTCGGGTGAGTAGCATGACCCGGGGGACCATCACCATGGGATGGTCCCCCCTTCCGCGTCTCCGTGGAGCGCCCAGCCACCACTTGTGGAAGAGATTGCCAATTCGGTACGGCTGTGCTATCCTGAGCACAGGGCCATGCACCGCACGAAGGAATCTGGAAGGGAAACCCCGAAACTTTGGCTATTCGATATCCGTCATATGTAAAGCCGCGCGGCGGTGAAGGGGGCAGTTCCGTGAGTCGCGGTTGGTTGGCCTTCATGTGGGCCGTGATCGGCGCGGTGGTCGGGCAGCTGCTCGGCGCAGCCCTGGCCGGTCAGGTGCCCTTCCTGAACTACCATCTCCCGCTGGGAATGGCACCGGCGACGCTCGACCTGAACTTTCTAGTGGTGACCTTCGGGATTTCGTTCAAGCTAACGATAGCAGGCGCAATCGGGCTGGTCCTGGCCCTGTGGCTGGCCCTGCGCTGATCTGGGGTGTCCGCCGATGCAGATCGTCCTGGCCTCGACTTCGCCCCGCCGGCAGGAGCTGCTCCGCCAGGTGGGGATTCCCTTCGTCATCGACGCTCCTGACGTGGACGAGCACGTCCTGGAGCCGCTCCCGCCCGGGCGCCTCGTGGAGCAGCTGGCCCTGCGCAAGGCGCGGGCGGTGGCCCGGCGGCGCCCGGGAAGCATCGTGCTGGGCGCCGACACCATCGTCGTCGTCGACGGCGAGGTGCTGGGCAAGCCGGCCGACCGGGCGGACGCGGTCGCCATGCTCGAGCGGCTGTCGGGGCGCAGCCACCAGGTGTTGACCGGTGTCGCCGTCGTCCGCGACGGCCGCGAGCTGGTGGCGCACGAGGAGACCGTCGTCCGGTTTGCTTCCCTCACGCGGGAGCAGGTGGAATGGTACGTCGCGACCGGAGAGCCGATGGACAAGGCCGGGGCCTACGGCATCCAGGGCCGCGCCGCCGCGCTGATCTCCGGGATCTCCGGCGATTACTACAACGTGGTCGGGCTTCCCCTGTACCGCACCGTCCAGATGCTGTCGCAGTTCGGCCATCCCATCTTCACGGGAGGAGCCCGCAGAAGGGAGACCTGAGATCCTGTGACCGCATCCCTCAAG
Above is a genomic segment from Symbiobacterium terraclitae containing:
- a CDS encoding valine--tRNA ligase — protein: MSEEQKLGTAELPPRYDPKQVEDEYYQYWMDGGFYHAPVIEGRQPYTIVIPPPNVTGTLHLGHALNNTMIDILIRWKRMQGHPTLYLPGTDHAGLATQIRVEEDLRKSGGPTRHELGREAFVAKVWDWKERYHATITSQLRKLGVSVDWDREAFTMDERLSRAVRAFFVQLYKKGLIYQGTRITHWCPKDQTALSDIEVDYEERDGHMWHFRYPLADGTGDIVIATTRPETMLGDTAVAVNPEDERYKHLVGKMLRHPATGREIPIIADSYVDKEFGTGCVKITPFHDPNDFEIGLRHNLEMPQVIGPRGEMTEAAGKYAGLDRYECRKRIVADAEAEGWLVKVEDHKHAVGCCARCGTVIEPLISRQWYVKMKPLAEPAAKAVESGQIKIVPERFTKVYLHWMENIQDWCISRQIWWGHRIPVWYCDDCGHLTVAETDPTQCEKCGLANIRQDEDALDTWFSSALWPFSTLGWPDETRDLGYFFPTDVLVTGYDILFFWVARMIFSSLELTGKIPFHTVVLHGLVRDAQGRKMSKSLGNGVDPIDVINQYGTDALRFMLVTGSSPGNDIRFQTERVENARNFANKLWNASRFVLMNLADWEPAEDADLQYDLADRWIRHRFNEAARAVNALLAEYQYGEAARTIYDFIWSEFCDWYIELVKPRLYNQEDPTRAAAQETLALVLEATLRLLHPFMPYITEAIWQRLPAQSQPVEIAPEIARQAGRSELPPSISVTGYPTPLGGWDDAEAAGRMGLIIDTIRALRSIRAEFRLGEHTKINAIVMATSDQALSVLEEGRAFIESLGKTAELTIQPVADAKPQNAATAVLAGAEVYVPVGGLIDVDKEIERISKELKTTEADLTKLLGKLANEGFLAKARPEVIAKTREEAAALAEKKGALEARLEMLRKLQ
- a CDS encoding bifunctional folylpolyglutamate synthase/dihydrofolate synthase, encoding MTYAAALAFLAGLQRFGMKPGLERTAALLERLGRPERRVGRVVHITGTSGKGSVAAMVEAGLRASGRRVGLFTSPPLERFTERMQLNRAEIAEDEVGRLAAAIAPHAKALSAGGEDSPTEFEVITAMALAWFADQGVDDLVLEAGMGGRFDATTAVERVAATAITNVALDHTRWLGDTHEAIAWDKAGIIRPGVPCVTGTDHPGALAVIERVAREQGAPLIRVTPEDSRVVTTGPDGQVVDLRGARGWYRDVRLSLLGAHQAANAAVALRLLELLDVDEGAIRSGLAEVVWPGRMELVRAPGGRLVLLDGAHNPAKCAALARAVRDVFPGRRVHLLLGVLADKDVERTVAPLLPLAEQIWAVAPESPRALPAEELAGVCAGLGRSARVVPAIAEALPAALAAAGPDDLLVVTGSFYTVGPARRILVRRQVIQALPPA
- a CDS encoding SPOR domain-containing protein, producing the protein MHRFGRSVQRKTNDRWGGVFILAVVLAVVGAWQLGGVLGNLLGEEKPAAMEPVPGMEDVTSLPEAPVPTTRMAQTFQVHFVQVGAFRSEGAARQFVQELAKQDLVAATTPRNEQGLVKVYAGPFMTGEEAAEVQSIMAETGVAKNAFTVAMEVAYAPDAVMAMTGSVNPDLQAGLDTLNNYLFEAGAWFAKRSAGEPADGGALASLGQEMRRLATKLAAAEESPAITRFLGLADVASVNAADIEVAATASPGSEEFQRAMNGYVSLLEQYRNFYTEGGSGE
- a CDS encoding DUF4321 domain-containing protein; its protein translation is MSRGWLAFMWAVIGAVVGQLLGAALAGQVPFLNYHLPLGMAPATLDLNFLVVTFGISFKLTIAGAIGLVLALWLALR
- a CDS encoding Maf family protein encodes the protein MQIVLASTSPRRQELLRQVGIPFVIDAPDVDEHVLEPLPPGRLVEQLALRKARAVARRRPGSIVLGADTIVVVDGEVLGKPADRADAVAMLERLSGRSHQVLTGVAVVRDGRELVAHEETVVRFASLTREQVEWYVATGEPMDKAGAYGIQGRAAALISGISGDYYNVVGLPLYRTVQMLSQFGHPIFTGGARRRET